The proteins below come from a single Aegilops tauschii subsp. strangulata cultivar AL8/78 chromosome 6, Aet v6.0, whole genome shotgun sequence genomic window:
- the LOC109765003 gene encoding uncharacterized protein, which yields MLHLRHRIVPHIRSSSSTSAISPLHRLLSAAAAAAPISPSQGFAVEDYLVGTCGLTRPQALKASKKLSHLNSPANPDNVLAFLAGLGLSGADAAAVVAKDPQFLCAGVERTLAPVVDGLAGLGLSRPEIARLVSLVHSRFRRRSIVPKLEYYLPLFGSFHSFLRASQRACYLLSSDLDKVVKPNVMFLRECGLGDCDITKLCISEPRMLGNKLERVQAMVVRAEGLGVPRGSGMFKVALQAVAFLSEEKIAAKVDHLKKTFSWSDGEVVVALSMAPMLLKRSKDILQRSFEFLVFEVGLEPGYIAHRPVILYYSLEGRIKPRCYVLKFLKENRLLDRDWSFYTAVTRPEKYFMKKCIWPYKESAPHLAEDYAAACRGEMPSNFRFT from the coding sequence ATGCTCCATCTCCGGCACCGCATCGTGCCCCATatccgctcctcctcctccacctctgcCATCTCCCCTCTCCACCGGCTCCTCTCCGCCGCGGCAGCCGCTGCCCCCATTTCCCCGAGCCAAGGATTCGCCGTTGAGGACTACCTCGTCGGCACCTGCGGCCTCACCCGGCCCCAAGCCCTCAAGGCCTCCAAGAAGCTCTCCCACCTCAACTCCCCCGCCAATCCCGACAACGTCCTCGCCTTCCTCGCCGGCCTCGGCCTCTCCGGCGCCgatgccgccgccgtcgtcgccaaAGACCCGCAGTTCCTCTGCGCCGGCGTGGAGAGAACATTGGCCCCTGTCGTCGACGGGCTCGCCGGCCTCGGTCTGTCGCGCCCTGAGATCGCCCGCCTCGTCTCGCTTGTCCACAGCCGCTTCCGCCGCAGATCCATAGTCCCCAAGCTGGAGTACTACCTGCCCCTCTTCGGCTCCTTCCACAGCTTCCTCCGGGCGTCCCAGCGCGCATGCTACCTTCTCTCATCGGACCTTGACAAGGTGGTCAAGCCCAATGTCATGTTCCTGCGGGAATGCGGGCTAGGCGATTGCGATATTACCAAGCTGTGTATCTCTGAGCCGAGGATGCTCGGCAACAAACTGGAACGCGTCCAGGCAATGGTGGTGCGCGCCGAAGGTCTGGGCGTGCCCCGTGGCTCGGGGATGTTCAAGGTTGCGCTACAGGCTGTCGCATTCCTCAGCGAGGAGAAGATCGCCGCCAAAGTGGACCACCTGAAGAAGACGTTCAGTTGGTCGGATGGTGAGGTGGTCGTTGCTTTGTCTATGGCTCCAATGCTGCTCAAGAGGTCAAAGGACATCCTGCAGCGCAGCTTCGAGTTCCTTGTCTTTGAGGTGGGCTTGGAACCGGGGTACATTGCTCATCGGCCCGTAATCCTCTATTATAGCCTGGAGGGCCGGATCAAGCCCCGGTGCTATGTTCTAAAGTTCCTCAAGGAAAACAGATTGCTCGATCGCGACTGGAGCTTCTATACTGCAGTCACTAGGCCTGAGAAGTATTTCATGAAGAAGTGCATATGGCCTTACAAGGAATCTGCACCACACCTTGCTGAAGACTATGCGGCAGCTTGCAGAGGGGAAATGCCAAGTAATTTCAGATTTACCTGA